A window of the Methyloprofundus sp. genome harbors these coding sequences:
- a CDS encoding transposase, IS4 family gives MSDSYKIYRTIHSGLQKFWDFDPSKRQNNGLNILTGFICGIIQSKSVKLANVAGEIPGSGKEESQIMQLRRWLKNEKVGVDLFYLPFIEVLLRCLAKQTLVLAIDGSTTAQGCITLMVSMIYKGRALPLLWVTRKCKKGHFPQDMHIELIKSVQAIIPEGTSVICLGDGEFDGADWLETISSYGWEYACRTANNAILYENGDEFTFKDICPEQGSMTEISAVEFTRKRSIVVRAVVYWGRKYNDPIYLVTNFPTGGEAFNWYRKRFRIETLFSDLKGRGFNLQKSGLRAPERVSRLIMAAALAYIWMVYLGELALTKSWDKIIHRKDRCDLSLFTLGVRLLKRLLREGKILPQFCLTLSGKALL, from the coding sequence TTGTCAGATTCTTACAAGATTTATCGCACCATTCATAGCGGCCTTCAAAAATTCTGGGATTTTGATCCCAGCAAACGTCAAAATAACGGCTTAAATATCCTGACAGGGTTTATCTGCGGTATTATACAAAGTAAATCTGTTAAGTTAGCTAATGTGGCAGGAGAGATTCCAGGATCAGGTAAAGAAGAAAGCCAAATCATGCAATTGCGCCGTTGGCTGAAAAATGAAAAAGTGGGTGTCGATTTATTTTATTTACCCTTTATAGAGGTTCTTCTTCGGTGTTTAGCCAAACAAACGCTAGTACTTGCTATTGATGGCAGCACGACAGCGCAAGGCTGTATTACCTTGATGGTCAGTATGATTTATAAAGGTAGAGCTCTGCCATTGCTGTGGGTAACCCGTAAATGTAAAAAGGGGCATTTTCCTCAAGATATGCATATCGAATTGATTAAATCCGTTCAGGCGATAATCCCAGAAGGTACGTCGGTCATTTGTTTGGGTGACGGGGAATTTGATGGAGCAGACTGGCTGGAAACCATTAGTAGTTATGGCTGGGAGTATGCCTGCCGAACGGCAAATAATGCGATATTGTATGAGAATGGAGATGAATTTACATTTAAAGATATTTGTCCCGAACAAGGAAGCATGACTGAAATATCGGCGGTTGAATTCACTCGTAAACGTAGCATTGTAGTAAGGGCGGTTGTTTATTGGGGGAGAAAATATAATGACCCTATTTATCTAGTGACTAATTTCCCCACAGGGGGTGAAGCATTTAACTGGTATCGCAAACGTTTCCGTATAGAAACGCTGTTTTCAGACCTTAAAGGTCGAGGGTTTAACTTGCAGAAAAGTGGATTAAGGGCTCCTGAGCGAGTTTCTCGACTTATTATGGCAGCGGCTTTAGCTTATATATGGATGGTTTATTTAGGGGAGCTTGCTCTGACTAAGAGCTGGGATAAAATTATTCATCGCAAAGATCGTTGTGATTTGAGTTTGTTTACTCTTGGAGTGCGGTTATTAAAGCGCCTGCTGAGAGAAGGAAAAATACTCCCTCAATTCTGCCTCACATTATCGGGCAAGGCATTGCTGTGA
- a CDS encoding antitoxin, BrnT family (type II toxin-antitoxin system antitoxin) — protein MQQSQTDWKKIDSMEDKDINLSDLPEVSPEQFAKAVVRKGLKPVQGKTQVTLRLDTEVLNWFKAQGQGYQTNINALLKAYKDANQNQSLTKKSS, from the coding sequence ATGCAACAATCACAAACTGATTGGAAAAAAATCGATTCAATGGAAGATAAGGATATTAATTTATCTGACTTACCAGAGGTTTCTCCTGAACAATTTGCTAAGGCTGTTGTACGAAAAGGCTTGAAACCAGTGCAAGGAAAAACCCAAGTTACCTTAAGGCTTGATACAGAAGTGCTCAATTGGTTCAAAGCACAAGGCCAAGGTTATCAAACAAATATTAATGCTTTATTAAAGGCATATAAAGATGCAAACCAAAATCAAAGCCTAACAAAAAAATCCAGCTGA
- a CDS encoding toxin, BrnA family (type II toxin-antitoxin system toxin), translating into MKLEWDENKRLINLQKHKIDFVGAEEIFDGYTVTFEDDSIGYDEQRLVSFGQFQERVVAVVHTERNGDIRVISIRKATKHEERYYYATITN; encoded by the coding sequence ATGAAGTTAGAATGGGACGAAAACAAAAGGCTGATCAATCTACAAAAACATAAAATTGATTTTGTTGGTGCTGAAGAAATATTTGATGGCTACACAGTCACATTTGAAGATGATAGTATAGGTTATGATGAGCAAAGGCTTGTTTCTTTTGGGCAATTTCAGGAAAGAGTAGTGGCAGTTGTCCACACCGAAAGAAATGGAGATATACGGGTTATCTCTATTCGTAAAGCCACTAAACACGAAGAAAGGTATTATTATGCAACAATCACAAACTGA
- a CDS encoding RNA-directed DNA polymerase: MLFEHVLSSDNLRDAWQRVKQNKGAAGVDGLTIADYPVWIHQHWAGIHRGLQQGYYCPLPVKRVEIPKPNGGIRLLGIPSVHDRVIQQAITQVLQPLIDPDFSDHSHGFRPNRSAHDAVKSVQRGIKDGYGYAVDIDLSKFFDKVDHDLLMNRLGKWVTDKQLLALIGKYLRAEVSVKGKLEATHCGVPQGGPLSPLLANIMLDDLDRYLESKGYRFARYADDFVISVKSLQEGERIKAEVTAYLKTLKLPINTEKSQVVSRKQLCFLGFAFKGKKIVWSPKSLANFKHRIRELTGRSWGVSWIYRYEKLRQTIQGWGNYFGLSEYYRPIPLLDQWIRRRIRMCYLKQWRRIRTRIRNLMRLGVSEPTAIRLGMSSKGYYRLAKTKAVQLALNNKWLKSQGLVSIEEQWVKFHYS, encoded by the coding sequence ATGTTATTTGAACACGTATTATCCTCCGACAACCTACGCGACGCATGGCAACGTGTGAAGCAAAACAAAGGAGCGGCAGGTGTCGATGGTTTAACGATTGCAGACTATCCCGTGTGGATACATCAGCACTGGGCGGGCATTCATCGTGGATTGCAACAAGGCTATTATTGCCCGTTGCCTGTTAAGCGCGTGGAAATACCTAAGCCCAATGGCGGTATACGCCTATTAGGCATTCCTAGCGTACATGACAGAGTGATTCAACAAGCCATCACACAAGTTTTACAGCCACTGATTGATCCTGATTTTTCAGATCATAGTCATGGCTTCCGTCCTAATCGCTCTGCGCATGATGCTGTAAAATCAGTGCAAAGAGGAATTAAAGACGGCTATGGCTATGCCGTGGATATTGATTTATCCAAGTTTTTCGACAAAGTCGATCATGACTTATTGATGAACCGACTCGGTAAATGGGTGACTGATAAACAACTGCTGGCACTGATTGGAAAATATCTGCGTGCAGAAGTGAGCGTCAAAGGAAAGCTAGAGGCAACGCACTGTGGAGTTCCACAAGGCGGGCCGCTATCGCCCTTACTCGCCAACATCATGCTGGATGATCTTGACCGTTATTTAGAAAGCAAAGGCTATCGCTTTGCACGTTACGCGGATGATTTTGTCATCAGCGTCAAATCCTTACAAGAAGGAGAGCGTATTAAGGCCGAAGTCACCGCCTATCTGAAAACGCTAAAGCTTCCTATCAACACAGAGAAAAGCCAAGTGGTCAGTCGTAAACAGCTGTGTTTCTTGGGCTTTGCCTTTAAAGGCAAGAAGATTGTCTGGAGTCCGAAAAGTTTAGCTAACTTCAAGCATCGCATTCGTGAATTAACGGGGCGTTCATGGGGAGTGAGCTGGATTTATCGGTATGAAAAACTCAGGCAGACTATTCAAGGCTGGGGAAACTACTTTGGGTTGAGCGAATATTACCGACCGATTCCGCTACTGGATCAATGGATACGGCGACGTATCAGGATGTGCTATTTAAAACAATGGCGCAGGATACGCACACGTATTCGCAACCTGATGCGACTAGGCGTTTCCGAACCAACAGCGATTAGGCTAGGGATGAGTTCAAAGGGATATTACCGCCTAGCAAAAACCAAGGCGGTACAACTTGCTTTAAATAACAAATGGCTCAAATCGCAAGGTTTAGTCTCGATTGAAGAGCAATGGGTGAAGTTCCATTACTCATAA